In Mucinivorans hirudinis, the DNA window CCGGTATATATATTCTTAATAGCACCGCCAATACTTCGCGATTCACGCTCTCTAACATCTTTTTGAAGAGGTTGAACGACTCGAATTTGTATATCAATAGCGGATCTTTCTGCTCATATGTGGCGTTTTGAACCGACTGTTTCAAATCGTCCATATCTCGCAGGTGCTCTTTCCAGTTTTCATCTATGGTGATGAGCATCAAAATACGACTCAACGCCTTGGTAATCTCCTCTCCGTTGCTCTCCACCGCCTTACGCAGGTTCACAGGAATCGAGAAGCCGCGCATACCATCCGTCATAGGAATTTGGATGTTTTCGTACACGGCTCCGTGCTCTTTGTAGACATTTTGCAAAACCGGTAGGGCAGTCTGCGCAACATTGTCTACACGACGGCGGTAGGCTATGTTCAAATCTTCATAGAGCCTATCAACCATCTCATTATCCTTCAAATCTGTAAATTCCTGCTCGGTAAGGTTCGGCTCTATTGATAACTGTTTGATAAGTTCCAGACGGTATTCCTCGAGCGATGTTCCACGATAATTTTCGACAAATGCCTCCGAAAAGTCTGTCATCATATTGTCCAAATCGACATCTACACGTTCTCCGAAGAGTGCGTGACGGCGACGCGTATAGACAACTTCGCGCTGCGAGTTCATCACGTCATCATACTCCAAGAGGCGTTTACGCATACCGAAGTTATTCTCCTCTACCTTCTTCTGAGCGCGCTCGATAGCCTTGCTCATCATTCCCGCCTGAATCGACTCACCCTCCTTGATACCCATCGTATCCATCATCTTCGAGATACGTTCAGAGGCAAATAGGCGCATCAAATCGTCCTCCAATGAGACGAAGAACTGCGAGCTTCCCGGGTCTCCCTGACGACCTGCACGACCACGCAACTGACGGTCTACACGTCTACTTTCGTGTCTCTCGGTACCGATAATCGCCAAACCGCCTGACTCCTTGACAATCGAAGCCAACTTAATGTCCGTACCACGACCCGCCATATTTGTCGCAATCGTTACCTGACCCGCCTGTCCTGCTTCTGCAACAATCATTGCTTCGGATTGGTGTTGCTTAGCATTCAATACATTGTGCTTTATTCCGCGAAGTTTAAGCATTTTGCTCAAAAGTTCAGAAATTTCCACCGATGTTGTACCGACCAATACAGGGCGACCCGCATCAACGAGTTTTTTAATCTCGTCAATCACAGCGGCGTACTTCTCGCGCTTTGTCTTGTATAGTATGTCGTTGCGGTCATCGCGAGTAATTGGGCGATTGGTTGGAATTACGATAACATCCAATTTATATATGTTCCAGAGCTCCGATGCCTCCGTTTCGGCAGTACCGGTCATACCCGCAAGTTTGTGATACATACGAAAGTAGTTTTGGAGCGTAATGGTTGCAAATGTTTGCGTTGCAGCCTCTACCTTAACTCGTTCTTTAGCCTCGATAGCTTGGTGAAGACCATCCGAGTAGCGGCGACCGTCCAAAATACGACCCGTCTGCTCATCGACAATCATAACCTTATTATCATTAACGATATACTCGACATTGTTTTCAAACAGCGTATATGCTTTCAAAAGCTGACTAACGGTATGCACGCGCTCGGTTTTAGTCGAGTACTCAGCCAGCAGTTTATCCTTTGCTTCTACCTTTTGTTCTGCCGCCTGTTCAGAGTGCTCGATAACTGCGATCTGCTCACCGATGTTGGGCAGGATAAAGAAACGTTTATCGTCGAATTTTTTCGACAACTCCTCGTGTCCCTTGTCCGTAAGCTCCACAGAATGATTCTTCTCGTCAATAATGAAGTACAAATCGTCCGTAACCTCGGGCATACGTTTGTTATTGTCCTGCATGTAGACATTCTCGGTCTTCAACATCAGCGACTTAACGCCCTGTTCGGACAAAAATTTTATTAATGGCTTACTCTTTGGTAGACCCTTGTGGGCACGGTAGAGCAGTAAACCGCCCTTTTCCGTATCGCCGGCTGTGATTAACTTGCGTGCCTCAGCCAATAGTTGCGTACAAAGATTGCGTTGGAGGTTGTAGAGGTTTTCCACAAATGGGCGGTACTCCTCGAACATTTGGTCTTCGCCCTTGGGAATGGGACCTGAGATAATAAGCGGCGTACGTGCATCGTCAATCAAGACACTATCCACCTCATCGACAATCGCAAAGTGGTGTTTGCGTTGCACCAAGTCCGATGCCGCAATCGCCATATTATCTCGGAGGTAGTCGAAACCGAACTCATTGTTTGTGCCGAATGTAATATCCGAAAGGTAGGCATTTCGACGAGCGTCCGAGTTGGGCTGGTGTCTGTCGACACAATCGACCGAAAGTCCGTGGAACAGATAAATAGGTCCCATCCACTCCGAGTCGCGTCGCGCCAGATAGTCATTCACCGTAACCACGTGCACACCCTTACCCGCCATTGCATTGAGGAATACAGGCAGCGTTGCCACCAACGTCTTACCTTCACCCGTAGCCATCTCTGCAATATTTCCCTTGTGAAGAGCTACACCACCAAATAGTTGCACATCATAGTGCACCATATCCCACTTGACAACATTCCCCCCTGCCATCCACTCGTTGCGATAGATAGCCTTGTCACCCTCTATTGTTACAAACTCGTGTTTGGCAGCCAGATTTTTATCAAAATCAGAAGCTGTAACCACAATTTGGTCGTTCTCTTTGAAGCGGCGAGCAGTATCTTTGACTATTGCAAAAACCGTTGGCAGAATCTCTGCTAAAACCTCCTCGATAGCCACATCAACCTCTTTTCTAAGGTTATCCACCTTTGTTGCGGTCTGCTCTTTTTCGCGAATGGAAAGTTCCGAACCCTCCATTTTCGCCTTCAAATCGGTTATTTGGCTCTCAATGGGCGATATGCGATTTTGGATAATGCCCTTCAATTCATCAACTTTACTTCGGAGTTCATCGTTAGTTAGTTTTTCAATCGAAGGGTATATCGCTTTGATTTGCTTTACGATAGGTTCTATTGCCTTTCGGTCTCGGTCAGCCTTGCTGCCGAAAAACATTTTTAATATTCCAGTTGTCAGACTCATATGTGTTCCGTTTTCTAATCTTGCAAAGGTAGTAAATTGTTTCCAATTATTTGCCTAAAATTTTCGGAAACAGCCTCAATTTCGCAAGCCGCTCAAGGCTGTCAATGGAAATTTGATAGTCGAAAAAATTGTTGCGGGGTGTTTCTGTGTTTGGTATAAGGTAGGCAGCAGAAAAGTAATGATTGTTTCGACGCGATAGAATGGCTTTGAAATACAGCTCAGGTATTGCGATTGCGGATAGCCCAAGTCGCGGTAAAGCAGGGTGAAGTAGTGCGCCCACCACTATATATAACGTGTCGCACCGGGTGACCTCGCGCCGTATGTGCTCCTCTAACTTTTTCCACACCCCGCGGTTGAGCTTTGGTTTTTGCGGCGAAACATTGCTCAGAATAAAGGTTGAGCAATTCTCCTGCTTTGTCTTTTGGCGGTCGGCAGAGGGTAGTAAGTGCCCTTTGTCATAACCCGATTTCAAGTAGTCGCCATTGCGAGCTGTGACATAACCTCGTGCCGCAAGCTCCCTGTCTTGGGTAAATGAGTTGCTTCGCCCCGCATTCCCACTCAAATCAGCGGCGCATAACTTGTACGCTACCCACATCGCGCTGCGATAGTGAGGACTATATTGCAGTGTGTATCTGCCTATGCTGTTGATAATAAGGGAATCATTCTCTTTACATAGAGGCAGTTCAATTCCTCCTCCCAACCGTTGTGCGCTACTGGTTACAAAAACAGAAGCCGAGTTTTTTTGCCCTACCGAGAAAAGAGTAACCCCGGCAACCATTATTAGTATAATGATTGTCAGGGTGGTATATAAAAATTTACTTCTCAATTAGCAACCTAAATCCTTTTTAAGCGCCTCAATCTTTGCAACAAGTTTCGCATTCACCTGTTCATACTTCTCTTTGCAACACAAATCCTCGCGAACGCCAAAGTAGAATTTAATCTTAGGCTCTGTGCCCGAAGGACGCACCGAAACGATTGTACCGTCAGCAGTCACAAATTGAAGCACATCTGATTTTGGAAGGTCGATTACGCTCTCAACTCCATTCATAACCTTCTTGTGAGTTTGGTAGTCGCGCACCTCGACAACAGGTGAGCCTGCCAACGACTTAGGCGGATTTGCACGTAAATCTACCATCATCTGCTTAATCTCCTCGAGCCCCTCTTTGCCCTTCTTGGTGATTGAGACTAAGCCCTCTTTGTAAAAACCGTATTCAACATATAGTGAAATGAGTAAATCCCACATTGTCAATCCATTCTCCTTTGCCCACGCAGCACACTCAGCCGCAATGGCAAGCGAAGCAACCGCATCTTTGTCGCGCACAGAGTCGCCGACCAGATATCCGAAGCTCTCCTCGCCACCACCAATAAACTGCAATTTTCCTTCGTTGCGATGGATGATATCGGCAATATATTTGAAGCCGGTGAGAACGTCAAAATGTTTCACACCAAACGAATCCGCAATTCTCAAAAGCATTTCGCTCGTAACAATGGTTTTGACAATAAATTGATGCCCATCAATTTTGCCAAGCTCCCTCCAGCGGCGGCAAAGATAGTATGTAAGCAGGGATGCACATTGATTACCATTCAAAAGCACAAATTCGCCCTTGTCATTGCGAATGGCAATAGCCTGACGGTCAGCATCGGGGTCGGTCGCCATAACCAAGTCTGCGCCAACTTCATTAGCCTTGTCCACCGCCATTTTTAGTGCCGCCGGCTCTTCGGGGTTTGGAGATACCACCGTGGGGAAGTTGCCGTCGTTTACATCCTGTTCGGGTACATTCACAATATTTGTAAAGCCGTACATTTTCAGTGCGGCAGGCACAAGCCAAACGCCCGTTCCGTGAATCGGAGTGTAGACAATCTTAAATTGGTTGTGCTTCGCCACCGCCTCGGGAGATAGCGATAGCTTGTGAACCATCGCCAAATAAGGCTCATCCACCTCCTTATTAATAGTGGTAATATTGGCTTCGCCTCCCGTCATCTTCACTTGGTCGATTCCCTCTATTTTGTTCACCTCATCGATAATGTTGGTGTCGTGTGGTGCGA includes these proteins:
- a CDS encoding Protein export cytoplasm protein SecA ATPase RNA helicase; the encoded protein is MSLTTGILKMFFGSKADRDRKAIEPIVKQIKAIYPSIEKLTNDELRSKVDELKGIIQNRISPIESQITDLKAKMEGSELSIREKEQTATKVDNLRKEVDVAIEEVLAEILPTVFAIVKDTARRFKENDQIVVTASDFDKNLAAKHEFVTIEGDKAIYRNEWMAGGNVVKWDMVHYDVQLFGGVALHKGNIAEMATGEGKTLVATLPVFLNAMAGKGVHVVTVNDYLARRDSEWMGPIYLFHGLSVDCVDRHQPNSDARRNAYLSDITFGTNNEFGFDYLRDNMAIAASDLVQRKHHFAIVDEVDSVLIDDARTPLIISGPIPKGEDQMFEEYRPFVENLYNLQRNLCTQLLAEARKLITAGDTEKGGLLLYRAHKGLPKSKPLIKFLSEQGVKSLMLKTENVYMQDNNKRMPEVTDDLYFIIDEKNHSVELTDKGHEELSKKFDDKRFFILPNIGEQIAVIEHSEQAAEQKVEAKDKLLAEYSTKTERVHTVSQLLKAYTLFENNVEYIVNDNKVMIVDEQTGRILDGRRYSDGLHQAIEAKERVKVEAATQTFATITLQNYFRMYHKLAGMTGTAETEASELWNIYKLDVIVIPTNRPITRDDRNDILYKTKREKYAAVIDEIKKLVDAGRPVLVGTTSVEISELLSKMLKLRGIKHNVLNAKQHQSEAMIVAEAGQAGQVTIATNMAGRGTDIKLASIVKESGGLAIIGTERHESRRVDRQLRGRAGRQGDPGSSQFFVSLEDDLMRLFASERISKMMDTMGIKEGESIQAGMMSKAIERAQKKVEENNFGMRKRLLEYDDVMNSQREVVYTRRRHALFGERVDVDLDNMMTDFSEAFVENYRGTSLEEYRLELIKQLSIEPNLTEQEFTDLKDNEMVDRLYEDLNIAYRRRVDNVAQTALPVLQNVYKEHGAVYENIQIPMTDGMRGFSIPVNLRKAVESNGEEITKALSRILMLITIDENWKEHLRDMDDLKQSVQNATYEQKDPLLIYKFESFNLFKKMLESVNREVLAVLLRIYIPVQQQNTQPQREIKTQSTDMSRMQTSRQEAMMNAGAGEKSKPAPVHVEKAVGRNEPCPCGSGKKYKNCHGAS
- a CDS encoding Endonuclease, coding for MVAGVTLFSVGQKNSASVFVTSSAQRLGGGIELPLCKENDSLIINSIGRYTLQYSPHYRSAMWVAYKLCAADLSGNAGRSNSFTQDRELAARGYVTARNGDYLKSGYDKGHLLPSADRQKTKQENCSTFILSNVSPQKPKLNRGVWKKLEEHIRREVTRCDTLYIVVGALLHPALPRLGLSAIAIPELYFKAILSRRNNHYFSAAYLIPNTETPRNNFFDYQISIDSLERLAKLRLFPKILGK
- a CDS encoding Phosphomannomutase, giving the protein MNLKPIKIIKKNLVLIEKIAIFVCWKRDKKTKNDMTTTIDKSVMDNAQKWLEGGYDEQTKATIRNMIENDPGELVESFYRTLEFGTGGLRGIMGVGTNRMNVYTVAMATQGLANYLKKSYTGQIKVAIAHDCRNNSPLFAQTTADVFAANGIKVYLFDSLRPTPELSFAIRYLGCQSGVVITASHNPKEYNGYKAYWADGGQVIAPHDTNIIDEVNKIEGIDQVKMTGGEANITTINKEVDEPYLAMVHKLSLSPEAVAKHNQFKIVYTPIHGTGVWLVPAALKMYGFTNIVNVPEQDVNDGNFPTVVSPNPEEPAALKMAVDKANEVGADLVMATDPDADRQAIAIRNDKGEFVLLNGNQCASLLTYYLCRRWRELGKIDGHQFIVKTIVTSEMLLRIADSFGVKHFDVLTGFKYIADIIHRNEGKLQFIGGGEESFGYLVGDSVRDKDAVASLAIAAECAAWAKENGLTMWDLLISLYVEYGFYKEGLVSITKKGKEGLEEIKQMMVDLRANPPKSLAGSPVVEVRDYQTHKKVMNGVESVIDLPKSDVLQFVTADGTIVSVRPSGTEPKIKFYFGVREDLCCKEKYEQVNAKLVAKIEALKKDLGC